The following are encoded in a window of Glandiceps talaboti chromosome 5, keGlaTala1.1, whole genome shotgun sequence genomic DNA:
- the LOC144434963 gene encoding NADPH:adrenodoxin oxidoreductase, mitochondrial-like: MASHVYGKCRYLMTGSKAYRHVRCSNFYPQTNFISKIISRHIVSSRTGVPHVCIVGSGPAGFYTAQQILKNHKEAHVDMIEKLPVPFGLVRFGVAPDHPEVKNCINQFTKTAQNERFEFIGNVTVGKDISVAELRDAYDAIVLSYGADDDRVLGIDGENLHGSYSARSFVGWYNGLPEDQDLNPDLSSDTAVIIGHGNVALDIARILLTPISILKKTDIAQHALEALENSRVKTVYLVGRRGPLQVAFTIKELREMTKLPDCKAVLDQHDFQGLAAEVPNIPRPRKRLTELMIKTASESLTPTEVQKLSEATKLWNLKFLRSPLEVVPSSDGKRVAGIRLAINKLQKSGDSVKAITTDETEELKCGLLLRSIGYKSRSIDNNIPFDKQNGVIPNIAGRVNDLKGFYCSGWVRRGPTGVILTTMNDGFETGKSVLDDINNGVLDISNSTPKGKEKVLPLLDNKGVVPVTFSDWKRIDELERIRGESIGKPREKFVTVMEMLEAAFD; this comes from the exons ATGGCATCTCACGTGTACGGGAAGTGTCGATACCTGATGACAGGAAGTAAAGCATATAGACATG TGAGATGTAGTAACTTTTATCCTCAAACAAACTTCATTTCCAAGATCATATCGAGGCATATAGTATCATCAAGAACTGGAGTACCTCATGTATGTATAGTTGGCAGTGGACCAGCTGGATTTTATACAGCTCAGCAGATACTAAAG AACCACAAGGAAGCTCATGTTGATATGATCGAGAAGTTACCAGTACCATTTGGTCTTGTCAGATTTGGTGTGGCACCTGACCATCCTGAGGTTAAG AACTGCATAAACCAATTCACAAAGACAGCTCAAAATGAAAGGTTTGAATTCATTGGAAATGTTACTGTTGGGAAAGATATTAGTGTTGCAGAATTGAGAGACGCCTATGATGCAATTGTTCTG AGTTATGGAGCTGATGATGACAGAGTGCTTGGTATTGATGGTGAAAATTTACATGGGTCGTACTCTGCAAGGTCATTTGTTGGCTGGTACAATGGTCTGCCAGAAGATCAAGAT CTAAATCCAGATTTGAGCAGTGATACAGCAGTGATTATTGGTCATGGTAATGTCGCATTAGACATTGCAAGAATACTATTAACACCAATAAGTATACTCAAG AAAACAGACATTGCACAACATGCGCTTGAAGCTTTAGAAAACTCCAGGGTGAAAACTGTTTATTTGGTTGGAAGGAGAGGACCCTTACAGGTAGCATTTACAATTAAAGAATTAAGGGAAATGACTAAACTGCCAGATTGTAAAGCTGTATTAGATCAACACGATTTCCAAGGTCTGGCAGCTGAGGTGCCAA ATATTCCAAGACCCAGGAAAAGACTAACAGAACTCATGATAAAGACAGCATCAGAATCACTAACACCAACAGAAGTACAGAAACTTTCAGAAGCAACTAAACTGTGGAATCTTAAATTCCTTAGAAGTCCATTGGAAGTTGTACCTTCTAGTGATGGCAAGAGAGTGGCTGGAATACGATTAGCAATCAACAAATTACAG AAATCAGGAGATTCAGTGAAAGCCATTACAACAGATGAAACAGAAGAACTGAAATGTGGACTCCTACTTAGAAGTATAGGATACAAGAGTCGTTCTATTGATAATAATATACCATTTGATAAGCAGAATGGTGTAATACCAAATATTGCTGGTAGAGTCAATGATTTGAAAG GTTTTTACTGTAGTGGCTGGGTTAGAAGAGGTCCAACAGGTGTTATTCTTACTACAATGAATGATGGCTTTGAAACTGGCAAATCAGTTTTAGATGATATCAACAATGGAGTTTTAGATATATCAAATTCAACACCTAAAGGAAAGGAAAAGGTTTTACCTCTTCTTGATAACAAAG GTGTGGTACCAGTGACATTCTCTGATTGGAAGAGAATAGATGAACTGGAAAGAATCAGAGGAGAATCAATAGGCAAACCGAGGGAAAAGTTTGTAACTGTGATGGAAATGTTGGAAGCTGCCTTCGATTGA
- the LOC144435639 gene encoding uncharacterized protein LOC144435639 isoform X2 has translation MVGRKRFQKAASYLLHVADSASKLMLENVLPNMRQDDVTLVARNDRLIMDFATRTYERNAHLKKNKTFVSERIRTLGRLLIKMRQIDSSILQLDDCIHPAKFQTVVQAVRSMAGYDEEAATYTTPSLGLKVGYYLKDCAQIVISHSIQSESKSDEDRATRFMDLYRLEWENKVSSHAGHTLQARRANNTKLLLLTEDIVKLTNRLQDIMQNTAKNLREKTLIEGSWSSLCKATLAQVILFNRRREGEVSRMLLTTYVKNKNQSAGEDEEITASLSPLERKLLNHFTRIEIPGKRGRNVPVLLTPEIKTCVDLLCQTRSEAGVHPNNPYLFARQYDSLECHRGSHCLRLYAFSCGARSPERLTSTNLRKHVATVSQFLYLNDTELEILAGFLGHRIGVHREYYRLPQATLQVCKISRLLLSLEQGDQNIFKGKTLDEIGTDVVLNENELGEASQQESMTENDPPVLMDNNYAKPHACGYIYNRHHQGRQLEEENPWCLCIFIFVVLNFLTLLLLSFIF, from the exons ATGGTAGGGAGAAAAAGGTTCCAGAAAGCAGCATCATACTTACTTCATGTAGCAGACAGTGCAAGTAAACTAATGCTTGAAAATGTTTTGCCCAACATGAGACAAGATGATGTCACTTTGGTTGCCAGAAATGACCGGTTGATTATGGATTTTGCTACAAGGACATATGAACGAAATGCTCATCTGAAGAAGAACAAGACATTTGTGTCTGAACGAATCAGAACATTAGGCCGACTATTAATCAAGATGCGGCAGATAGATAGCAGTATTTTGCAGTTGGATGACTGCATACATCCAGCAAAGTTTCAAACAGTTGTACAAGCAGTACGATCTATGGCTGGTTATGACGAAGAGGCAGCAACATATACCACACCCTCCCTTGGGTTAAAAGTTGGATATTACCTTAAAGATTGTGCCCAGATTGTTATAAGTCATTCAATCCAAAGTGAGTCCAAATCAGATGAAGACAGGGCCACCAGATTCATGGATCTCTATCGGCTTGAGTGGGAAAACAAAGTCTCGAGCCATGCTGGACATACCCTTCAAGCAAGGAGAGCAAACAACACTAAACTGTTACTATTAACAGAAGATATTGTGAAACTCACGAATCGGTTACAGGACATTATGCAAAACACTGCCAAAAATCTGAGAGAGAAAACCTTGATTGAGGGATCATGGTCGTCGTTGTGCAAGGCAACCCTGGCACAAGTGATCTTGTTCAACAGACGTCGTGAAGGGGAGGTCTCACGGATGCTATTGACCACATATGTAAAGAACAAAAATCAGTCAGCTGGTGAAGATGAGGAAATAACTGCAAGTCTGTCTCCACTAGAGAGGAAACTATTGAATCATTTCACCAGGATAGAAATTCCAGGGAAAAGAGGTCGAAATGTGCCAGTTTTGTTAACTCCTGAGATTAAAACCTGTGTTGACCTGCTTTGTCAAACAAGGTCTGAAGCAGGTGTACACCCAAACAACCCATATCTGTTTGCAAGGCAGTACGATTCCCTCGAGTGTCACAGAGGAAGTCATTGTCTTCGACTTTATGCATTTAGTTGTGGTGCCAGAAGTCCAGAGAGATTGACCTCAACTAATCTTCGAAAACATGTGGCCACAGTCTCACAGTTCCTTTATCTAAATGACACTGAATTGGAAATTCTTGCTGGCTTTCTTGGACATCGTATAGGTGTCCATAGAGAATACTACCGCCTACCTCAAGCAACGCTACAGGTGTGTAAAATCAGCAGACTCCTTCTGTCACTGGAACAAGGAGATCAGAACATATTTAAAGGAAAAACACTAGATGAAATAGGAACAGATG TTGTGTTGAATGAAAATGAACTAGGTGAAGCTTCTCAACAGGAAAGCATGACTGAGAATGACCCACCAGTGCTGATGGACAACAATTATGCAAAGCCACATGCAT